CGAATTTGCTTACCACCAGGAAGGCGCTGCGCCTGGAGTTGCGCTTTGTCTGTTTTGTCTGTGCAATGTCAGCCATACTACTCACCTTTAATTAAGATTATCCCGCAGCGTTTACACGCTCATAACTATGATACAATATCGCTTCCTTCGTTATTTCACTCCCGGTTAATTCAGCGGAGATACTTCCGTAGGACATGATCAACACCCGGTCGCAGACCCTGGGTAGTTCCTCATTATCCGACGATATGACAATGATAGAAGCGCCCTCCTGGGCAAGCTGGCGTATTTTTGAATGAATCTCAGAGCGGGCGCCCACATCTACCCCCCGGGAAGGTTCGTCAAATATGATCACCTTCATCGGCCGGGAAAGCCATTTTCCAATAACCACCTTTTGCTGATTCCCTCCGCTCAAATCAAGGACCGGGGTATGAATCGACGGTGTTTTAATAGACAGCTTTTCTACGATGGAAGCAGACATGGCAGTGGATTTTTTAGTATTAATAAAAAGAATATTTTTATGCAGCCTTAGGGCCCTGAGGTTAGTCAGGCTTAAATTAAAATCTATGGTATCCTTAAGAACCAGCCCCTGGGTTCTCCGTTCCTCCGGCACCAGGGCTATACCATTTTTGATGGCGTCCCCGGGGCTTTTCGGTCTAAAGGGGGCGCCATCAAGGAACATTTCCCCGCTATTCGGCCGATCAACCCCGAATATGACATTAGCCAGCTCGGTCCTGCCCGAACCAACTAAGCCGCCGATGCCGAGTACTTCCCCGGCGTGGAGTTTTAAGCTGACATCCTTTACCCGGGACCCGCTGCGGAGTTTCCTGGCTTCCAGAATTACCGGCCGGTCAACCAGATCTGTTTTTGCTTCAACGGAACTATCGGCCATTTCACCGCCCACAATAGCTTCAATGAGCAGTTTTTTTGTTGCCCGCTCCCGGTTGGTGCTCAGAACACAGTTCCCGTCCTTAAACACCGATATGCCGTCGCAGAGCCTGAGAATCTCGTCAAGCCGGTGGGATACATAGAGGATAGCCACACCCTCACCGGTTAATTCCTGCATCACCTTAAAAAGATTTTCAGATTCTTCGGCGGAAAGGGACGCCGTGGGTTCGTCCATGGAAATGATTTTGCATTGGTGCATCAGGGCGTGGGCGATGGAAATAAGCCACTGATCCGCCACACTTAGGGTATCAACAATAGTACCCAGGGGCTGTTTAAGTCCCACCCGCTCCACCACATTGGCCACACTTTTCCTGGCAGCCCGCCAGTCGATTAAACCGAGGCGGCTTTCCTTTTTCATCCCCAGGGTCAGGTTTTGCAAAATTGAGAATTTGGGGATCAGCGCCAATTCCTGGTGGATAAAACTCAAGCCCTGTTTATACGCTTCCTGGGGATTATGGACCGTATAGGCCCTGCCATCCAGCAGGATATCCCCGGAATCCCGTTGAATATCCCCGGAGAGGATCTTAATTAAAGTTGATTTTCCTGCGCCGTTTGAACCGATAAGCCCGTGAACTTCCCCGGGATGTACCTCCAAACTCACATTGTTCAGGGCCTGTACACCGCCAAAACTCTTACTAAGACCGGTAATTTTTAACAACGATGTTCCGTTAAAAGTACTGCCAGGGATGACAGTATTTTCTTCTTTTTCCTGTGACATACGGGCTCCCGGCTGATCAGTATTTACAAATAGGAGGGGCTTTCAAATGAAAGCCCCTCATCATTTCGTGATTCTTAAGAACTTACCTTCCCGCCGCTTCCGGATGTTGGCGGATAAAGTCCGCCACATTCTGGGTGCTCACCACTACTGCAGGAACTTCCGCCGCCTTAGGTGTCCAGGATTTACCCGCTTCCAGGGCTTGCTTCAGGGTATCCACCAGCACTTTTCCCTCTTCTTCGGAGGCTTCCCAAGCGGTAGCGGTCATCCAGCCGCTTTCTACGGCCACGATGGCATCAATGTTCCCATTCTGCCCATAAACCTTTACGTCATCCCGGCCCTGCTGTTTCATACTGGCAATTGCGCCCAGGGCAGGATCGTCCCAGGAACCCCAAATAGCCAGGGGTTCACTACCCCGGGGATGGGCGGCCAGCCATGCGGAGGCGAATTCCGCCCCGTCCTGGAGGTATCCGGGGATACGGACTTCGTTCTTAGTTACCTTGATATCGGGATAATCCTTGAGGACACTATCCAGCACCAATTCCCGTTCACGGGCAACCTGCCCGGTATGATAGGTGAGGGCCAGGATCGATCCCTTGCCTCCCAGATCTTTTACCATCTGCGCAACGATAGGTTCCGCTAAAAGGCCGCCGCTTCCATTGGTTACCGCCACCGTACTGCCAAGACCACCGCCCCAGGTTCCTACCACCGCGCCGGATTGTTCCGCCGCCCGTAAGCCTGAACCAAGGGAAGTAACCGGGAATACCAGATCGATAATAATCTGGGTGCCCCGTAACGCAAGATTCTGAATAGCCGAATTTGCCTCATCCGCATTACCGTGGGCATCAATGGTAATAACATCCCAGCCCAATTCTTTGGCCCGGGCAGTTGCTCCGTTGATGGCCCGGGCATTACCCGAATCGTTCACATCGATGGAAACCATACCCAGGGTAATCTTATCCGACTTTTCGGCCTGCGATCCGCCTCCTGCCCAAGCTGATGTTCCCAAAAGCGCGATTAATCCAAAAACAAGGGCTAATCTACATTTCAATCCAATTTTCATAAAAATCCTCCAATTTAATAAACTAAGGTCCATAAAAATAATACATCATAGACATCAGAGGCAGTATACACCCTTGTCAATTGATCTGTCAATAAAAATTTTATTAAAAATTACAAATAAATAGGTAAAATTTTTATTAAAAAGGCTTTGAAAAATTTACTAACCTGTGATAGAATACAAAACCAAGGGGCTGAAAAGTGAAACCAACACTACAGGATATTGCCCATTTAGCCGGTGTTTCCCTGTCTACCGTATCCCTGGTACTTTCCCATAAGGGAAAAATTTCCGCTTCCGTGCGGGAAAAGGTCCGGGCAACGGCAAAAGAGCTGGGCTACAAAAAATATCCCGCCACACCCGCCGAAAAGGCCTTTAAGATCGTGATCCTGTTTCATTTTGATCACAACCTGGCCCATACCTGGAATATGCTCCGGCAGGTGACGGTGGAACTCCAGTCCCATCTGGAAAAAAACAACTACCTTACCCTGCTTATACCCATAACCTACGATATGCAGGACGATGAAATCTTCAATAAAGTAATTGCCTCGGGCGCCACAGCGGTGTTCTCCATGCACTTTGGGCGGGAAAGCCTTTTTGCCCGCCTTGAGGACGCGTCCATTCCGGTGGCGGTAATCATCAACAGCCAGTTTCAATCAAAATTTCATACCATTTGCGCGGATAATTTTCAGGGGAGCTATGATGCGGCATCCCATCTTATCAACCTGGGTCACCGGAATATCATCTATGCTGAATTCGATATCTACCAGCTGCCCATGACCCTGAGTGACCGGTTTTTGGGATTTTACAAGGCCATACAGGAATTCGGCGTTACCTTTCCCGAAGAGAACAGGCTGCATCTGGATATCCAGGATTCAGAGGGAATAAAAAACAGCTTCCGGTCCCTGCTTACAAAACCCCAGGGCGAACGGCCCACCGCCGTATTTTTTATCGATGATTATCTTTCCGCCCACTGTCTGGCTATCCTGAAGGATTTAGGGTTTTCCAGCCCCGCTGATATCAGTATCATCGCCGCCGGTGAAGTCCTGGACTATAACGAACCCTTTGTGGCCCCCATTACCACCATGCGGACAAACCCGGCGCTCCTGGGGAAGTTCAGTGCGGAGATGATCTTTAATATTCTGGAAAGCGCCCAGGAAAGTAATCATGTTTTAAAGATAAAACAACAACTGATCGAACGGGGAAGCTGCAGGAAGATTTGCTGAACGAATCGGACGGAATCACCGGCCGGTCAGCATATCCAGCCCGTGACGCAGTGTACCGATGATGAACCCCAGATTCTCCCGTACCGCCTTGGGGCTGCCGGGGAGGTTGACGATCAGGGTATCGGCGCGGATCGCAGAAACGGCCCGGCTGAGCATGGCCCGGGGGGTGATGCTGAGACTGTTCCAGCGCATGGCC
The window above is part of the Treponema primitia ZAS-1 genome. Proteins encoded here:
- a CDS encoding LacI family DNA-binding transcriptional regulator gives rise to the protein MKPTLQDIAHLAGVSLSTVSLVLSHKGKISASVREKVRATAKELGYKKYPATPAEKAFKIVILFHFDHNLAHTWNMLRQVTVELQSHLEKNNYLTLLIPITYDMQDDEIFNKVIASGATAVFSMHFGRESLFARLEDASIPVAVIINSQFQSKFHTICADNFQGSYDAASHLINLGHRNIIYAEFDIYQLPMTLSDRFLGFYKAIQEFGVTFPEENRLHLDIQDSEGIKNSFRSLLTKPQGERPTAVFFIDDYLSAHCLAILKDLGFSSPADISIIAAGEVLDYNEPFVAPITTMRTNPALLGKFSAEMIFNILESAQESNHVLKIKQQLIERGSCRKIC
- a CDS encoding sugar ABC transporter substrate-binding protein; translated protein: MKIGLKCRLALVFGLIALLGTSAWAGGGSQAEKSDKITLGMVSIDVNDSGNARAINGATARAKELGWDVITIDAHGNADEANSAIQNLALRGTQIIIDLVFPVTSLGSGLRAAEQSGAVVGTWGGGLGSTVAVTNGSGGLLAEPIVAQMVKDLGGKGSILALTYHTGQVARERELVLDSVLKDYPDIKVTKNEVRIPGYLQDGAEFASAWLAAHPRGSEPLAIWGSWDDPALGAIASMKQQGRDDVKVYGQNGNIDAIVAVESGWMTATAWEASEEEGKVLVDTLKQALEAGKSWTPKAAEVPAVVVSTQNVADFIRQHPEAAGR
- a CDS encoding sugar ABC transporter ATP-binding protein → MSQEKEENTVIPGSTFNGTSLLKITGLSKSFGGVQALNNVSLEVHPGEVHGLIGSNGAGKSTLIKILSGDIQRDSGDILLDGRAYTVHNPQEAYKQGLSFIHQELALIPKFSILQNLTLGMKKESRLGLIDWRAARKSVANVVERVGLKQPLGTIVDTLSVADQWLISIAHALMHQCKIISMDEPTASLSAEESENLFKVMQELTGEGVAILYVSHRLDEILRLCDGISVFKDGNCVLSTNRERATKKLLIEAIVGGEMADSSVEAKTDLVDRPVILEARKLRSGSRVKDVSLKLHAGEVLGIGGLVGSGRTELANVIFGVDRPNSGEMFLDGAPFRPKSPGDAIKNGIALVPEERRTQGLVLKDTIDFNLSLTNLRALRLHKNILFINTKKSTAMSASIVEKLSIKTPSIHTPVLDLSGGNQQKVVIGKWLSRPMKVIIFDEPSRGVDVGARSEIHSKIRQLAQEGASIIVISSDNEELPRVCDRVLIMSYGSISAELTGSEITKEAILYHSYERVNAAG